From one Sphingomonas sp. BT-65 genomic stretch:
- the mutY gene encoding A/G-specific adenine glycosylase has product MPDNVSRDITKQVSGDKQVSGPLLAWYDANARVLPWRAAPGTPPPDPYRVWLSEVMLQQTQVAAVIPYFAKFTARWPDFASLAAADDADLMSAWAGLGYYARARNLLAAARAVAGEHDGKLPSSEAKLRQLPGFGPYTAAAVAAIAFGERAVVVDGNVERVVARLFALADRLPGARPRVRELADSITPSARAGDFAQAMMDLGATICTPRSPKCLLCPLADRCDARAAGMAEAYPVKAPKRARPVRYGTFFWAECDGQVLLVRRPAKGLLGGMRALPTGPWGEAPPALAEAPLAADWTLRNAVVTHGFTHFELVAALATASIGRHIAPADGEWWPIAELDSAGLPTLFAKAVAALRRTG; this is encoded by the coding sequence CGCGCGGCCCCGGGCACCCCGCCGCCCGATCCCTATCGCGTATGGTTGTCGGAGGTGATGCTCCAGCAGACCCAGGTCGCCGCGGTGATCCCCTATTTTGCGAAGTTCACAGCGCGCTGGCCCGATTTCGCGAGCCTCGCGGCGGCTGACGACGCCGATCTGATGAGCGCCTGGGCCGGCCTCGGCTATTATGCCCGCGCGCGTAACCTCCTCGCCGCGGCACGCGCGGTCGCCGGTGAGCATGACGGCAAGCTTCCTTCGAGCGAAGCCAAGCTGCGCCAGCTGCCCGGCTTCGGTCCCTATACCGCGGCGGCGGTGGCGGCGATCGCCTTCGGGGAGCGCGCGGTGGTGGTAGACGGCAATGTCGAACGCGTGGTCGCGCGCCTGTTCGCACTCGCCGACCGGTTGCCCGGGGCGAGGCCGCGGGTGCGTGAGCTCGCCGATTCGATCACGCCCTCGGCCCGCGCGGGCGATTTCGCGCAGGCGATGATGGATCTCGGCGCCACCATTTGCACCCCCCGGTCGCCCAAATGCCTGCTCTGCCCGCTCGCCGATCGCTGCGACGCGCGCGCCGCGGGGATGGCCGAGGCCTATCCCGTGAAGGCGCCGAAACGGGCGCGCCCAGTACGCTACGGCACCTTCTTCTGGGCTGAGTGCGACGGGCAGGTGCTACTCGTCCGCCGCCCCGCCAAGGGATTGCTCGGCGGCATGCGTGCGCTACCCACCGGTCCCTGGGGTGAAGCGCCGCCTGCGCTTGCAGAGGCACCCCTCGCCGCCGACTGGACGCTGCGCAACGCCGTGGTCACCCACGGCTTTACGCATTTCGAGCTGGTCGCCGCGCTTGCGACCGCCTCGATCGGCCGCCACATTGCGCCCGCGGACGGCGAATGGTGGCCGATCGCCGAGCTCGACTCGGCGGGGCTTCCGACCCTGTTCGCCAAGGCAGTGGCAGCGTTGCGGAGGACGGGATGA